TGTTGAAGCAACACTATCTGATATTCTCACTAGATTAGACAGTGTTTATGGACTTGTTGACAGAACAGAGGCTATTCTTGCGGAATTTTATTCAGCACGACAGAAACCCACTGAAGATGTATCATCATGGAGTTGCAGATTAGAGGACATTATGTGCAAAGTGCGACAGATTAAAGACATTGACTCTAGTGAAAAGGATTCCATGCTACACAACATGTTGTGGATTGGACTTGAACCTTCACTTAAGAACATCACTAGATACCTGTTTGACAGCATCCAAAGATTTGATGAACTTAGAGTGGCTTTAAGGAGAGTGGAACAGGAACACAAGAATGATAGAGACAATCCTGTAGAAAACAGAAATTCTATGGATCAAAAGACAGGGAAACCAAAACCACCAAAGAGAAAGAAATCTGTGCAAAACAAAGACACTAGTGACAGTGTGATTTTTAATGACATGCAGATTTCGGTGAATTCAGATATGAATAATCCTATTGTAAACACTCAGGACAACAGTGAAACAGATATAGAAACTGTATCAGCATCATATGTGTCACATAACAGCCCAAATCATTCTTCTTGGACAGCCAGTAAACATGATGATGAACCCGTGTGCTTCAAATGTGGACAACATGGTCACATCGCAATAGGATGTCGAGTGATTACGCACCGCAAAAGACGGCCGTACTATACTCAGGAATCCCGAAAACGAGGATATGTACATCAACAGTATATGCAGTCCTCAAAGACTTACAACAAGAAGTCGTCATTGATAGGAGAGTGCAATGAAGTGTCTATCAAGGTTTTCAACATTGCAACTACTGCATTACTTGACACTGGTTCCACTGTCTCTACCATAAGTGAAACATTCTACAAGGAACATTTCCCTGAAATTCCATTGCAGTCGTTAGAATTTGCACTAAGTGTAGAGTGTGCAGATGGACAACAGCTTCCATATTCCGGATATATTTCACTGGAGATACAGATATCGGGAATATCATCATTTCCATTACTCAATGACTGTTTGTTCCTGGTTGTTCCACAGAGTGATTATAATTCGAAAGTTCCAGTTCTTATCGGAACCAATCTACTAGGTATCATTATGGAAACCACAAAGGATATGTATGGATACCAGTTCCTACAGAAAGCAGACATGCATACTCCGTGGTACCTATCCATGAGATGTTTAGTGATGCGTGAAAGAGAACTTTCCAAGAATAGGAACATATTGGCTTTCATCAAATCAGCAGAGAATAGGAAAATCACCATACCTGCAAATAGTGAAGTTGTGATCAATGGTTACTTGGACAAGAAAGTTCTGTATGAACCAGTATGTGCCATTATACAACCGACATCTTCATCATTCATTCCAGATGACTTGGATATTTCACCTACTTTGGTGACATATGATTGCCAAAAGACTGAATTAGTTCCCATTCACATCACGAACATATCAACTAGAACAGTTACAGTTCCACCGAAAGCATTGTTGTGTGAACTTCAGCCTGTCACAGTAGAAAGTCACAGGAGTTCAAAGGAACAGAAACTTCTGGATACTGACATTATGGAGAAGACCAAGATAGATGATAGCAACTTGAATGCAACAGAATTCCAGAAAAGACTCCAGTTAATCAGAGCCTTTAACGACATCTTCTCGAAAAATGATGAGGATATTGGACTCACTGCTCGAGTGAAACATCAGATTGAACTTACCAATCCTGTGCCATTTAAACAGCGACACAGAAAGATTCCACTCAGCATGATTGACGAAGTGAGGAACCATATCCAGCAACTACTTACTAGTGGTGTGATCAGACGTTCAAAGTCGCCATGGGCCAGTAACGTGGTGTTAGTGAGGAAGAAGAATGGTCAGCTCAGGATGTGTATCGACTATCGACAGTTGAATCAGAGGACAGTGAAGGATGCGTATGCCCTTCCGAGAATTGATGACATCTTAGACTCTCTGCATGGCAATCGTTATTTCACGGTTCTTGATATGAAGAGTGGATATCATCAGATTGAGATAGAAGAGAATCACAAGGAGCGCACTGCCTTCACTGTAGGACCACTCGGATTTTTCGAGTATGAGCGAATGCCATTTGGGTTAGCCAATGCCCCTGCCACCTATCAACGACTGATGGAAGACATATTCGCCGATCTTAACCTTAGCATATGCATCATCTACCTGGACGACATCATTGTATTCTCAAGGACATTTGAGGATCATCTGGAAAGACTGGAAAGAGTTTTACAGAGAATACAGAATTCGGGATTGAAACTGTCTCCATCCAAGTGCCAATTTTTCCAGACTAAGGTTAAGTACGTTGGACACATTATTTCCGCTTAGGG
Above is a genomic segment from Ostrea edulis chromosome 3, xbOstEdul1.1, whole genome shotgun sequence containing:
- the LOC130053684 gene encoding uncharacterized protein LOC130053684, whose translation is MNLGVEATLSDILTRLDSVYGLVDRTEAILAEFYSARQKPTEDVSSWSCRLEDIMCKVRQIKDIDSSEKDSMLHNMLWIGLEPSLKNITRYLFDSIQRFDELRVALRRVEQEHKNDRDNPVENRNSMDQKTGKPKPPKRKKSVQNKDTSDSVIFNDMQISVNSDMNNPIVNTQDNSETDIETVSASYVSHNSPNHSSWTASKHDDEPVCFKCGQHGHIAIGCRVITHRKRRPYYTQESRKRGYVHQQYMQSSKTYNKKSSLIGECNEVSIKVFNIATTALLDTGSTVSTISETFYKEHFPEIPLQSLEFALSVECADGQQLPYSGYISLEIQISGISSFPLLNDCLFLVVPQSDYNSKVPVLIGTNLLGIIMETTKDMYGYQFLQKADMHTPWYLSMRCLVMRERELSKNRNILAFIKSAENRKITIPANSEVVINGYLDKKVLYEPVCAIIQPTSSSFIPDDLDISPTLVTYDCQKTELVPIHITNISTRTVTVPPKALLCELQPVTVESHRSSKEQKLLDTDIMEKTKIDDSNLNATEFQKRLQLIRAFNDIFSKNDEDIGLTARVKHQIELTNPVPFKQRHRKIPLSMIDEVRNHIQQLLTSGVIRRSKSPWASNVVLVRKKNGQLRMCIDYRQLNQRTVKDAYALPRIDDILDSLHGNRYFTVLDMKSGYHQIEIEENHKERTAFTVGPLGFFEYERMPFGLANAPATYQRLMEDIFADLNLSICIIYLDDIIVFSRTFEDHLERLERVLQRIQNSGLKLSPSKCQFFQTKGIEPDPEKVDKVKSWPTPRTPEEVRKFLGFIGYYRKFVRNFSKLARPLTDLTPSPQSSKKKGKQQSSVNWRWGREQQEAFDVLRQHLISPPILGYPDMTIPFELHTDASSKGLGAILYQEQAGMKRVIGYASRGLTPAERNYPAHKLEFLALKWSITEKFKDYLYGSKFTAITDNNPLTYILSNAKLDATGHRWVAVLSAYDFDIKYRPGKNNAAADALSRLEEPNSAEMVTISSDSISTINKSQTTPCIETISFSE